A genomic stretch from Canis lupus baileyi chromosome 3, mCanLup2.hap1, whole genome shotgun sequence includes:
- the LOC140629537 gene encoding uncharacterized protein, with product MPPGLCVWASERQPRAGPEGGPAALRAFQLDAQHLPSPTGMLGDAKDFCTNNLLKTVSVSQLILRWFWVGDGSPGEPRPPPGARATGHGTRGAPGAPALRPTEPGGPSRVVRRLRDLRALQRDQNRNRTGLEQGLTQAGVEPARGLRGGTWGSEKLNNPVKSQSRCMAQQSGPRSPQDFEIWQAFCTWAMPQFGPANATLSAQKPHMAGLELSRWAVQLPSTTPSFKGSLLTLLFHSPKYRSPVLLVSHSKPTTPTE from the exons ATGCCTCCCGGGCTTTGCGTCTGGGCCAGCGAGCGCCAGCCCCGTGCAGGCCCCGAGGGAGGCCCGGCCGCGCTGAGAGCCTTCCAGCTCGACGCCCAGCACCTGCCGTCCCCCACTGGGATGCTGGGCGACGCCAAGGACTTTTGCACAAATAACCTCTTAAAGACTGTTAGTGTGTCTCAGCTCATCCTTCGATGGTTCTGGGTCGGAGACGGTAGCCCAGGAGAgccccggcctcccccaggaGCCAGAGCAACCGGCCACGGCACCCGCGGGGCCCCAGGGGCTCCTGCTCTGAGGCCCACGGAGCCGGGCGGGCCCTCTCGGGTCGTGAGGAGGCTGCGGGACCTACGAGCACTTCAGAGGGATCAGAACCGGAACCGGACCGGGCTAGAGCAGGGTCTGACTCAAGCTGGAGTGGAGCCAGCCAGAGGCCTCAG GGGAGGAACCTGGGGCTCAGAGAAGCTAAACAACCCGGTGAAGTCACAGAGCAGGTGTATGGCCCAGCAGTCTGGCCCCAGGAGCCCACAG gaTTTTGAAATTTGGCAGGCATTTTGTACTTGGGCCATGCCTCAGTTTGGACCAGCTAATGCCACTCTAAGTGCTCAGAAGCCCCACATGGCCGGCCTGGAGCTGTCACGCTGGGCAGTGCAGCTCCCATCTACGACTCCATCTTTTAAAGGCTCACTTCTCACACTGCTGTTCCACAGTCCCAAATATCGGTCTCCTGTCCTTTTAGTCTCCCATTCCAAGCCCACAACCCCAAcagaataa